One genomic window of Diospyros lotus cultivar Yz01 chromosome 8, ASM1463336v1, whole genome shotgun sequence includes the following:
- the LOC127807986 gene encoding thioredoxin-like protein CXXS1 produces MGYQNFNGPQINSIRKRPQGRGRVDREKKEMETQQEQQNKHKVVKVDSRASWDSYLSQATNQGCPVVAHFTASWCIPSVAMNPFFEQLASTHPDVLFLTVDVDELKEVAATYEVKAMPTFLLIKEGSAVDKLVGANPEVVKRSIEGLISSSQVHVA; encoded by the exons ATGGGGTACCAGAATTTCAACGGCCCACAGATAAACTCAATAAGGAAAAG GCCCCAGGGAAGAGGAAGAGTAGAtagggaaaagaaagaaatggaaactCAGCAGGAGCAGCAGAACAAGCACAAAGTTGTGAAGGTTGATTCAAGGGCTTCCTGGGATTCCTATCTCTCGCAGGCCACCAATCAAGGCTGCCCT GTTGTGGCTCATTTTACAGCTTCTTGGTGCATTCCATCAGTGGCAATGAACCCTTTCTTCGAGCAATTGGCCTCAACTCACCCAGATGTATTGTTTCTCACAGTTGATGTAGATGAACTCAAG GAGGTAGCTGCTACATACGAGGTGAAGGCCATGCCAACATTTTTACTGATAAAGGAAGGTTCAGCTGTTGACAAGCTAGTGGGTGCAAATCCAGAAGTAGTAAAGAGATCGATAGAAGGCCTTATCAGTTCCAGCCAGGTTCATGTGGCCTAG
- the LOC127807984 gene encoding uncharacterized protein LOC127807984 isoform X2, whose amino-acid sequence MERRKEEKKMPAVWMALRRSLQCRAEPLEVHDPNLICGDDDHGNTILTKKTGRFGCSTSIRSISNLKDVIHGSKRHMEKPPSSSPKSTAGSCSELGFGFNGIIDHDGPCIGKTSLGSSTLLLTCHKCSEQFSKWEAVEAHHLSKHAVTKLDEGDSSRKIVQMICQTGWLKNGNKFGHIERILKVHNMQKTIAQFEEYREIVKIKASKPQKKHPRCLADGNELMRFHGTTVECPLGINGSSSLCTSDRCNVCRILRHGFPSKKELSSGGIGVFTASNGTRALEAIEPQENNSLPTGKRALLICRVIAGRVHGPVESLQELSRRSGFESLAVKVGLYSNIEELFSLNPTALLPCFVVIFNS is encoded by the exons atggagagaaggaaagaggaaaagaagatgCCAGCTGTTTGGATGGCTCTGAGGAGATCACTCCAGTGCAGAGCAGAGCCATTAGAGGTTCATGATCCGAATCTCATCTGTGGTGATGATGATCATGGCAACACAATATTGACCAAGAAAACAGGCAGGTTTGGCTGTTCGACGTCAATAAGGTCTATTTCAAACCTCAAGGATGTCATCCATGGAAGCAAGAGACACATGGAAAAGCCACCATCTTCTAGTCCCAAATCCACTGCTGGAAGCTGCAGTGAATTAGGCTTTGGATTCAATGGTATTATTGATCATGATGGGCCTTGTATTGGAAAAACTTCTCTTGGTTCTTCGACTTTACTATTGACTTGCCATAAATGTAGTGAACAATTCTCCAAGTGGGAAGCTGTTGAAGCTCATCATCTCTCCAAACATGCCG TGACGAAGCTTGATGAAGGAGACTCATCCAGGAAGATTGTACAGATGATCTGCCAAACTGGCTGGCTGAAGAACGGCAACAAGTTCGGGCACATCGAGAGAATCCTCAAGGTCCACAACATGCAAAAGACAATCGCTCAATTCGAAGAATACAGAGAAATCGTGAAGATCAAAGCCAGCAAGCCGCAGAAGAAGCACCCCCGGTGCCTGGCCGACGGGAACGAGCTTATGAGGTTCCATGGCACCACTGTGGAGTGCCCTCTCGGCATCAATGGCTCGTCGAGCCTCTGCACATCGGACCGTTGCAATGTCTGCAGAATCTTAAGGCACGGGTTTCCCTCCAAGAAGGAGCTGAGCAGCGGCGGCATtggtgtcttcactgcttcaaATGGTACAAGAGCATTGGAGGCCATTGAACCACAAGAAAATAATTCATTGCCAACTGGAAAGCGAGCTCTGCTAATTTGCAGAGTCATAGCCGGGAGAGTTCACGGGCCGGTGGAGAGTCTTCAAGAGCTCTCCCGCCGATCAGGATTCGAGTCATTGGCCGTAAAAGTTGGGCTGTATTCGAACATTGAGGAACTGTTTTCACTGAATCCCACTGCTCTGCTTCCTTGCTTTGTGGTGATTTTCAACTCCTGA
- the LOC127807984 gene encoding uncharacterized protein LOC127807984 isoform X1: MERRKEEKKMPAVWMALRRSLQCRAEPLEVHDPNLICGDDDHGNTILTKKTGRFGCSTSIRSISNLKDVIHGSKRHMEKPPSSSPKSTAGSCSELGFGFNGIIDHDGPCIGKTSLGSSTLLLTCHKCSEQFSKWEAVEAHHLSKHAGKNNPLVSFHNLITHMILKRRLSFLSQCCVVTKLDEGDSSRKIVQMICQTGWLKNGNKFGHIERILKVHNMQKTIAQFEEYREIVKIKASKPQKKHPRCLADGNELMRFHGTTVECPLGINGSSSLCTSDRCNVCRILRHGFPSKKELSSGGIGVFTASNGTRALEAIEPQENNSLPTGKRALLICRVIAGRVHGPVESLQELSRRSGFESLAVKVGLYSNIEELFSLNPTALLPCFVVIFNS; this comes from the coding sequence atggagagaaggaaagaggaaaagaagatgCCAGCTGTTTGGATGGCTCTGAGGAGATCACTCCAGTGCAGAGCAGAGCCATTAGAGGTTCATGATCCGAATCTCATCTGTGGTGATGATGATCATGGCAACACAATATTGACCAAGAAAACAGGCAGGTTTGGCTGTTCGACGTCAATAAGGTCTATTTCAAACCTCAAGGATGTCATCCATGGAAGCAAGAGACACATGGAAAAGCCACCATCTTCTAGTCCCAAATCCACTGCTGGAAGCTGCAGTGAATTAGGCTTTGGATTCAATGGTATTATTGATCATGATGGGCCTTGTATTGGAAAAACTTCTCTTGGTTCTTCGACTTTACTATTGACTTGCCATAAATGTAGTGAACAATTCTCCAAGTGGGAAGCTGTTGAAGCTCATCATCTCTCCAAACATGCCGGTAAAAACAACCCTTTAGTTTCCTTTCACAATCTTATAACTCATATGATACTTAAGCGTCGTCTTAGTTTCCTTTCACAATGTTGTGTAGTGACGAAGCTTGATGAAGGAGACTCATCCAGGAAGATTGTACAGATGATCTGCCAAACTGGCTGGCTGAAGAACGGCAACAAGTTCGGGCACATCGAGAGAATCCTCAAGGTCCACAACATGCAAAAGACAATCGCTCAATTCGAAGAATACAGAGAAATCGTGAAGATCAAAGCCAGCAAGCCGCAGAAGAAGCACCCCCGGTGCCTGGCCGACGGGAACGAGCTTATGAGGTTCCATGGCACCACTGTGGAGTGCCCTCTCGGCATCAATGGCTCGTCGAGCCTCTGCACATCGGACCGTTGCAATGTCTGCAGAATCTTAAGGCACGGGTTTCCCTCCAAGAAGGAGCTGAGCAGCGGCGGCATtggtgtcttcactgcttcaaATGGTACAAGAGCATTGGAGGCCATTGAACCACAAGAAAATAATTCATTGCCAACTGGAAAGCGAGCTCTGCTAATTTGCAGAGTCATAGCCGGGAGAGTTCACGGGCCGGTGGAGAGTCTTCAAGAGCTCTCCCGCCGATCAGGATTCGAGTCATTGGCCGTAAAAGTTGGGCTGTATTCGAACATTGAGGAACTGTTTTCACTGAATCCCACTGCTCTGCTTCCTTGCTTTGTGGTGATTTTCAACTCCTGA
- the LOC127807982 gene encoding sulfite exporter TauE/SafE family protein 5-like, which produces MKLYSSIQWLFLPLILFINPSDAKPISEMPRFDELLNLAQQWWTHYPHFQDAQLKFTPSMVIAAVLCFMAASISSAGGIGGGGMFIPILAIVAGLDLKTASGLSAFMVTGGSIANVACQMFVKSPKFGGKGLIDYDIALLSQPCMLLGVSIGVICNVVFPEWLITILFVAFLAWCTFKTCKSGVSHWKLESEEGRRNGFGELENGLVGNGVKVLKEPLLNGKLEKCRLGIPWMKLGLLILVWFSFFLLYLLRGDRYGRSITSIEPCGLGYWILSALQIPLAIVFTAWILYRRQTPQDQTSYQQRKSELGRGGPSNKFIFPVMALLAGGLGGVFGIGGGMLISPLLLQVGIAPEVTAATCSFLVFFSSSMSATQYLLLGMEHEDAALCLAFVCFVASLVGLMVVQRAVDKHGRASLIVFSVGTAMALSTVLITSFGAFDVWRDYTTGRYMGFKRPC; this is translated from the exons ATGAAGCTTTACAGTTCCATTCAATGGCTATTTCTCCCCTTGATCCTATTCATTAACCCTTCTGACGCAAAACCCATCTCAGAAATGCCAAGATTTGATGAGCTCCTCAACTTGGCCCAACAATGGTGGACTCACTATCCACACTTCCAAGATGCCCAGCTGAAGTTTACACCTTCCATGGTGATAGCCGCAGTCCTTTGTTTCATGGCTGCATCAATATCCAGTGCAGGTGGGATCGGCGGCGGTGGCATGTTCATCCCCATCTTGGCCATAGTGGCTGGCTTAGACCTCAAAACAGCCTCAGGCCTCTCGGCTTTTATGGTCACAGGAGGGTCAATCGCCAATGTCGCGTGCCAGATGTTTGTGAAAAGTCCCAAGTTTGGTGGCAAGGGTTTGATAGACTACGATATAGCGCTGTTATCACAGCCATGCATGTTGCTAGGGGTGAGTATTGGGGTAATCTGTAACGTCGTGTTCCCAGAGTGGCTCATCACCATACTTTTTGTGGCTTTTCTTGCTTGGTGTACCTTCAAGACGTGTAAATCTGGGGTGTCGCATTGGAAATTGGAGTCCGAAGAGGGAAGGAGGAATGGATTTGGAGAATTGGAAAATGGATTAGTGGGGAATGGTGTCAAGGTCTTGAAAGAGCCCCTCTTGAATGGGAAATTGGAGAAGTGCAGATTGGGCATTCCGTGGATGAAATTGGGCTTGTTGATTCTGGTctggttttctttctttcttctctatctTCTTCGTGGAGACAGATACGGACGG AGCATCACCTCAATAGAGCCTTGTGGACTGGGATACTGGATTCTCTCAGCTCTGCAAATTCCTCTTGCCATAGTTTTTACTGCTTGGATCTTGTACAGAAGGCAAACTCCACAAGATCAGACTTCATATCAGCAG CGAAAGAGTGAGCTAGGCAGAGGTGGACCATCAAACAAGTTCATTTTCCCTGTAATGGCCCTATTAGCAGGAGGTTTAGGTGGAGTTTTTGGGATTGGCGGTGGAATGCTCATAagccctcttcttcttcaagttGGAATAGCGCCAGAA GTAACTGCGGCAACTTGTTCGTTCTTGGTGTTCTTCTCATCTTCCATGTCGGCAACTCAGTACTTACTCCTTGGCATGGAGCACGAGGATGCCGCTCTGTGCTTGGCATTCGTTTGTTTCGTCGCCTCACTAGTTGGGTTGATGGTGGTGCAGAGAGCAGTAGATAAGCATGGAAGAGCCTCACTCATAGTGTTCTCAGTTGGCACTGCGATGGCTCTGAGCACTGTTCTGATAACCAGTTTTGGAGCTTTTGATGTATGGAGAGACTATACAACTGGGAGATACATGGGATTCAAACGCCCATGTTGA
- the LOC127807985 gene encoding protein DESIGUAL 2-like — protein sequence MQKFVAAGVVCSLIMVMDITAGVLGIEADMAQNKVEHFRERLVECRGPSQTAFDFGLAAAVLLALAHISANLLGGCTCLCSINKLRRASADKQFAMAALIFSWIIWAVGSSMLMLGTMENSRKSCGNGMGNHRFLSIGGIVCFLHAVFIAAYCVPAIANDAQKTQQPQQGGHA from the exons ATGCAAAAGTTCGTTGCTGCTGGAGTTGTTTGTTCGTTGATCATGGTCATGGATATCACAGCCGGGGTACTTGGCATAGAAGCTGACATGGCCCAGAACAAG GTGGAGCATTTCAGGGAGAGGCTAGTTGAATGTAGGGGGCCAAGTCAAACAGCATTCGACTTTGGGTTGGCTGCAGCAGTGCTTCTGGCCCTCGCCCACATCAGTGCTAACTTGCTCGGTGGCTGCACTTGCCTTTGTTCCATAAACAAGCTACGCAGGGCCTCTGCTGACAAGCAATTCGCCATGGCCGCTCTCATCTTCTcctg GATTATATGGGCAGTGGGATCCTCAATGCTGATGTTAGGGACGATGGAGAACTCGAGAAAATCGTGTGGGAATGGGATGGGAAACCATCGGTTTCTGAGCATTGGAGGGATCGTTTGCTTCCTTCACGCAGTGTTTATAGCTGCTTACTGTGTTCCAGCCATTGCCAATGATGCCCAGAAGACGCAGCAACCTCAACAAGGAGGCCATGCTtga